Part of the Lotus japonicus ecotype B-129 chromosome 6, LjGifu_v1.2 genome, CAAAACTACAATAGccatgtacccaaaaaaaaatacaatagcCCTGTAACTCGAGATGCCAGCCATATAAAAgattggctaaaaagcatttttggcccctgatgttataagattgtgcaaattctgcccctactctattttggtcgacgtttctacccttcatgttttcaaacagtgcaccatctacccctccgtcagtcacgCTTTCTCAGAAGAGGTTCCTGAGTgcattggagagatgaagatgagtatatgaagttgatgatgatcaaggaaatgatataaattaaatttgcttgatgtatatatcaattatgtatgttaaatgcatgttttgctacttacaggtcttgagtttgaatctctcatgtcccctttttccaatttcacttgtaatttcaaCGTGACAGgtctaaaaaatataaaaaaatccaaATCAGCTCATTCAGTGAATTTTTTAACGtatgactgacggaggggtagacggtgcactgtttaaaaacatgaggggtagaaacatcaacaaaaatagagtatgggcataatttgcacaaacttgaaacatcaagGGTTAAAAGAGCTTTTTTAGCCTAAAAGATTCTACACCTTTCGCGTGACTTAAGATGGATGTTTTGGTGTAATCTGATTTTTGTTTGGCTATatcaagtaatttttttttatcttctctcTTATCTATCAAAATAGATTTTCTTGATAAGCTAATTAAATTAGCTTTTTCAAATAATTAGTTTTGagtatttttcaaaatatatatattttgcaaaaagctgaaacaaacatcttaacatttaaaaaaagtgatgtatttaataaaataagctgaaacaaacacactcTAAAGTAGATTTTCTAAATAATctatttccatttttttaaaaatagtgatattttaaaaagtttaaaatTATAGGGACAAGATTATAGACGATAAGAGATTATGAAGGATTAACCTAATGCGCCCATATCCAAATCCCAAATTGtagaaggaagaagatgaagctgtgaagAGGAGGCGAATATCCAAGTTCTATCATCGATGGCAAGAGGTTGCTTGGAGACCGAAAAAACCCGTGTAATTTATGCCTATGATCCAGCTCAATTGGGGGAGAGAAACAACCTAGCGTGAATTATTCATCAACAATGATATTTGTACTTGCCCAATAAACGAAAATATTAAAAGTAACGGTTAATATTGATTGGGGAAACAcaagtttttaaaaaatatattaaaaaattaaatctgTTGATATAAGTGGTTTTgatataaaaaatagaaaattaattagTTTGAATTGATGGTATGATAGATAATGATTGATAttataagtttaaaaaatagaatcaaaattgaattataattaattttgaattatttcattaaatagTAATAATGGTTACATTGATGAGTAATTACGAATTTGAAATTTTGTGCATTAATtagcattaaatttattaattttgaataaaatcattattttaatgaaaatattaatttatttaaagcaacattttttttttgaaatgaaaatttatGCTATTTAGTCAAACTttgattaaatttaatagataaTTAATTATAGTAAAGGAAATTTATTTAGTATTAGAAATCaataatattttctaattttgaatcgtaattaaaaattaattgctTATTTATAATAGTAAATAAAATGTAGTAAGTAGTATGAGAAATTAATGCCAATTTTCAAGATTTGAAATTAGTAGTTAATGGTttccaaaaaaaacaaaaggagTTAACAATGTAATATAATTGGAAATATTTTTGCTAGCCATAATTACGCAGACCATAAATATCATTACCGATACCtggttataaatttaaaatggttTAGAGCGAACCTTCTAGCACTCTGATTTCTTTCACCGCACTATCCCACATGCAAGTCAATGATTTTCAGAAATTAATGTCCAAAagttatttttaatgaaaatattaatttattgaaAACATGaatagtttttaaaaaattatggcttaaatgcacttttggaccctcatgttttaactttttgcgattgtcaacccttatctttttttctacgaatgggaaccctattctttcaaaacgctgcatcgtttacccttccgtccaaatccgtcaaaaacttgacggaacacgctgatatggccttccacgtggataaaagggggattttaaaaaaatggcttaaaagcacttttggaccctcaagtttacattattttgcgattgttgatcctgattttatttttagtttaaatggagaccctaatctttcaaaacgtTGCACCGTTTACTCTTCCGTCGGAAGGCCAGGTAAGTgggttccgtcaagtttttgacggatttagactgaagggtaaacggtgcaacattttgaaagattagggtctccattcgtagaaaaataagatcagggtcaacaatcgcaaaaaatatacttgggggtccaaaagtgcatttaatatgttgatataagTGGTTTTGATATAAAAAGTAGGAAATTAATTAGTTTGAATTAATGGTATGATAGATAATGGTTGATATTATAGGTTTTAAAAATTGAATcgaaattcaattttaattaattttgaatttttttcattaaatagtAATAATGGTTAGATTGATGGGTAATTAcgaatttgaattattttacattaattagcattaaattgattaattttaaataaaatcattattttaatgaaaatattaatttattgaaAACATATATAGCTTTTAAAGCaacatttatgtttttttttaatgaacatTTATGTTATTTTGTCAAACTTTGATTAAATTTATTTGATAATTAATTATAGTAAAGGAAATTTATTTAGTATTAGAATTCAATAACATTTTCTAAATTTGAAttgtaattaaaaattaattgctTATTTATAATAGTAAATAAAATGTAGTAATTAGTATGAGAAATTAATGTCAATTTTCAAGATATGAAATTAGTAGTTAATGGTTACCAAAAAAACAAATGAAGTTAACAATGTAATATAATTGGAAATATTTTTGCTAGCCAAAATTACGTAGACCATAAATATCGTTACCTAAAAGATAATACTTGGTTATAAATTTAGAATGGTTTAGAGCGAACCTTCTAGCACTCTGATTTCTTTCACCGCACTATCCCACATGCAAGTCAATGATTTTCAGAAATTAATGTCCAAAAGttattttaatgaaaatataaatttatggaAAACATGaatagtttttaaaaaattaaatctgTTGATATAAGTcgttttgataaaaaaaaaataggataTTAATTAGTTTGAATAGATGGTATGATATATAATGGTTGATATTATAGGTTTTAAAATTGAATCGAAATTGAATTTtacttaattttgaatttttcattAAATAGTAATAATGGTTAGATTGATGAGTAATTACGAATTTGAAATTTTGTGCATTAATTAGCattaaattgattaattttgaataaaataattattttaatgaaaatgttaatttattaaaaacatGAATAGTTTTTAAAGCaacatttatgtttttttttaatgaacatTTATGTTATTTAGTCAAAATTTGATTATATTTAATTGATAATTAATTATAGTAAAGGAAATTTATTTAGTATTAGAAATCAATAACATTTTCTAAATTTGAattgtaattaaaattaattgctTATTTATAATAGTAAATAAAATTTAGTAATTAGTATGAGAAATTAATGCCAATTTTCAAGATTTGAAATTAGTAGTTAATGGTTTCCAAGAAAAAACAAATGGAGTTAACAATGTAATATAATTGGACATATTTTTACTAGCCATAATTACGCAGACCATAAATATCATTACCTAAAAGATGATACCTGATTATCAATTTAGAATGGTTTAGAGCGAACCTTCTAGCACTCTGATTTCTTTCACCTCATTATCCCACATGCAAGTCAATGAGTTTCAGAAATTAATGTCCAAAAGttattttaatgaaaatattaatttattgaaTACTTGAATagtttctaaaaaataaaatttgttgaTATAAGTGGTTTTGATATAAAAAATAGGAAATTAATTAGTTTGAATTGATGGTATGATAGATAAtggttaatttttttacttaaaaaataggaaattaaaaattgaatcaaattgtattttacttaattttgaattttttcattATATAGTAATAATGGTTAGATCTCCTGCACCACCATACCCCAATACAAATTGTTCTAGTTTAAATACACGCACACAAAGAATGATATGTTCTTATGTGGTTCATCATGATCACGATGAAAATGAATTATCATAAAGAAGAAGTGCTACTACTACCAGACTGGTCCAAGATGCCAACAGAGATGTTGGAGCAGGTTTGCAAGCTTCTTACGATTCCAAATCTGGCTCGATTCATTACTGTGTGCAAGAGTTGGCTTTCTGCTAACACCTCCAAGAAATCCTACCACTGGATACCTGACGCACCATGGCTTGTTGGTAACGACTCCACCAGCACTCAGTTTCAGGTAGTGAATGTTGATTTTTAAACATCAAGACTATACATACACACCACATATATCACATTTTCTCTCTATACCTCTTATCATCATACCCTGTCATATCATATATCACAAACAATAATATTATATTCTTAACTTGTATCTCATTTCTTTATCTCCTCAAAGTACCGAATCCATATAATTTTAGTATCCACGTAAGTTTATAATTATCTAATCCATGCACATCATACATATTTATCAATTGATATGCAATATTTAATTGGTGCCACGAGCGCgacaatatattaattatatctATCATTTACCTCTCTTCTATTTTATTCTCTATTATTCAATTTTGGTTTAGTTGGGTGTTtactaaatatttttatttaggtCATAAGCACCACAGACAAGCAAGCCTTCAATATTTACAAACCCTTCAACCCTTTGCAAAACACCGCAATTGTAGGGTCCTCAAAAGGGTGGTTGATCCTCAGATCCGATCAAAGTCTTTTCATCCTCAACCTCTTCTCGAAGCTTCGCCTTGACCTCCCTCCAATTAGAACGATGTCGTGTTTGCTTTGTTCCAAGGGTGATGATTGCTTTGGCATGCACACACCCGTAGCTTTCACAATTTCCATGTGTCCCAACATGAACCCCACCTTGGTCGCAGTAGCCACTTACAAGGGCGAGCTAGGGTGGTACAAGGTGGGAGACACTACATGGAAAGGTTATCACACAAGTGATAAGTTCTATACCAATGTAACTTTTCATGATAACAAGCTTTATGTCGTGGAACGAGGTGGTTTGAAGGTGAACATGTTCAAGTATGATGAAGGGGTGCTCATTCAGGTTGGTGAAGAATTTTCatctaaatataatattaagtaTTAATTTATGTGTTGAAAACAAGTATGAGGCTAAATTTATTGTATTTAAGAATCGTATCCATAGAAATACATTTCAATTAAGTGTTAGTAATAActttatttgattaaaatttaattctttgataaataagtttatagtagatagcttataacttatcatattttatttattttacaattaaataatttcataaaaatatccTACTACCtttttttattaggatttttttCGCTCAACCACTAACCTGAATATAATATGTTTCAAATTAACTAAAACAATCAATTAATAATCCatttaaaaacatttttatagaaATAAtattctttcaattttttattataaatgattattttatattatttgaaaCTTTACATCTATTTCAAACATAAATTTAAGTGTTTCATTCActcctacttttttttttcattacatCCTTCAATTACTTTTATGgatttttttaacatttattCAATTTTCGCTCCCTTTACTAGTTTTGTTGGTTCCTCTTTGCAGGTTGGTAGTGTGGTATCCACTAACCCAATTGAACATATTCCTAATCTATCAGGAACCATTAGGTCCTATTGCATGACCATTTACTTGGTGGAGTGTGGAGGGAAAGTTTTTGTTGTGAAGAGATTCTCTGATGACACCAAATTTAACACACCAACTATAgactttattatttttgtggTGGAAGAAAACAGCACCACACCTCAGTTGGTGAAGGTGAAGAATTTGGATGATCATGTTTTGTTTGTGGCTAACCTCAACATTGAATGTCTTGATGCGAAGTACTGCCCAAAATTTCAGCGTGGCAGCGTGTATTTCACTGGCTACTCTGAGAACTCATTCACTAATGAAGTGGGAATGTTTTCAATTTCAGATAGAACTATACATAAGATCCCCCTCACTAACCCCAGATGCACTCTCCATCTCCAGTTTGGATGATGCCTAGGTTTTCATTTGAATGTGATTGTGAAGTGTGCACCTCTGCACCGTGGTATAGGCCGAGGCAATTGAGGAAAAGACATATGTTGCGTAAAACCAATGTTGTGTGAATAGTGTTTGATCTTCTAGCAGAGTGACCTTTACAATCTCATAATAATTTTTACTTGCATATTCTGGTTTACTAGAAAATAATCTTACAATATTTTGTTCACTTATACATTagttgcttatcaaaaaaaaaaaaaaaaactcatacatTACTTTAGCTCATTATATGGTTAATAATATGAATATGAATTGaaaaaaataggcttaattgcaactttggtccctgacatttacaaaagccacgattttggtccctcacctaatttaattacaaaaatcgtccctcacctaacacttCGTGAACAACGTTGGTCCAACCgtcaattttttaacggaagaagctTACGTGGCGTCTGAAAGCTTATGTGGAAGTGCCACTGGCGTCAGAATCgattcttcctctcctctcggctgttttttttatctcatagtGAAGCTTTGCTGTTGGGAGGCCTAGTTGTTGGAACGCTGGGATTGAGGTTGTGTGCTATTCCTctgagtttttttgttgttttttcctctgagatgtagagGCATGTGCCTCCCTCTCTCCAGTGACacttccacctaagttttcaaacaccacataagcttcttccgttaaaaaattgacGGTCGGACCAACTTTGTTCACagagtgttaggtgagggacgatttttctaattaaattaggtgggggaccaaaatcgtggcttttataaatgtcagggaccaaagttgcaattaagccaaaaaaatatTAGTAGCTCAAGAtgcaaataaaaattataagacTTGTCAGTAGGGATATGATATGGATCCATTAACTCAAAAACCATCAAATTCATCCACAATGAATTCCATCCAACTATAAGATGAAAATTAACTGGATAGATAAGATCCATTCACTAAGTTTATTGGATGGATAATAACTTGTCCATAAATTTTTGAACTTTATTGGACCAGGTAACATAAAAAAATGGATTAAATGGATTCTTGACCATAAACAAATGggttaaatattaaattaaatagctaataaaagttttaaaaattatctatataattttttacaaattttattttaaaaacatctctcctcctctttctctttctttctccgtTCTCTCCTCATTAAATCCAAGTTGCATCTAACACGGTAATTACACCAAATATATTGTTAGTCAATGGAAGGAAAAGTTTCATTCTCTCTGTCATATTGAGCATTCTCAATTGTTGGAAGACTACTGCCAAATTTCCTACATGATATCTGGTGTTCATCGTTATGACAATTATATCGTCTATCTATAGCTCAAGCTTCTCCCATATCATCATTCTTTAATAAGTAGCGCATGTGTGTTTTAGTTTAACGACATCATCTTAATAAACTGAACAGATTTaacccaaaataaaacaaacaaaaaatatgaaacaattctttctgattttttctctttctaatgAGCCAAAAACTCAAtaatctccaccttggcgaattctcGAACTGcctgtgaagatatctgcctcAGTCTTCAGAACTTCGATTCCTTGGGATTGTACTCCTCCTCATGCTTAACACCGAGAACTTTGTAATAAGCCCAAGCCCGGCTCGAACCTGTCATTGGTGACTGGCAAGGTCCATAGTCGCACTACCTTGCAACCGAACTCCACCTTGCTCAACACCCTGTTGCTTCACTCCTCCACCTTGTCATCCATCCACTTCTCCTTCCCTGGCGTGGCCATCGCCTCTTGAAAGTAGACAGATCTCCACCTTGTTCTGTGTCTTTCAGATCTGTCGGTTTCTCCCCTCACAACGACTTCTGCAATCCTTGTTGACCTCCCTTCACAGCGGAAGATATCCAACCTTTGTTCCGTCGTTCGCACCATGGTCCAACCATGTGCTACAAGACACTCCACACGGACCACACCGTCAAGGAGACTTTCGATACAAGGAgccatggtcccacgaaccatcgactctgataccacttgtaggggattcaagcacctcgattgcacgaagtagtagagcgagaaatcacagataaagcacacaacatctttggtcacgcagtttggccaaattgcctacctctgcggctatagagtagctatagctcctttgtattacttgtggcatgaagcatgtggtaccgggtacaacttttagggttacaAAGTTTATATATTTATAGGATACTACTAACTCTagtaaaaaatcataaaatcttTTAAGCCCATACACAATCcccttaaatcaaatcctaataaattgaacaaatttaacccaaaataaaactgaaacaaatctgaaacaaatctttctgattttttctctttctaatgAGCCAAAAAcccaacatatatatatatataaatgatggAATAATACATGAATACACAACCTTCAAAAAAAGGGGAAATACCATCCAAAAAGATAGTAAAATCAAGGACAACCCAACAAATCAATTGCCCACCAAAACACCCACAACAAAAGATAAGACGGAACCCCCCAAAACCTATAACTATCACCACAAAAACCAAACAACAAGGCAGAATAAGACCCAGAAAGaaccaaaacccaaaacccaaaaaaacctCACTACAACCTACTTCGCGCAAGAATTTGGGCCGCAATTTGATTTAAGACAACATCATCTCTACAGTCATGAACTAAGCTCCAACAAAAGAGAACTCCGCGCCCTAGTCATAACGACATCATCTTATAACCTTAATTTGCATTATCAATTATGAAGATTGTTTTCTCCTCATCCAGCGGGTACATTGGTATTTGATTAATCATATATTGAGTAAACATCCATGAATTAAAGAAACTGGAAACATAAAGAATTGTCCACTAACTTATCTATATTATGAAGTGGGAATAGATATTTGAGGAAGACTTTGCTCAAGTCCGTGTAATCTATGCACATCTGCAACTTTTTATTCACCTTTTTGACAAACACGAGATTAGAGAGCCAGGTTGCATACTAGAaggataatatttttttatgagcaAACCCTTAGAAGTAGTGTGCTTAGACTTCCCATATACAAAACAACAACTAGAAGGATTATCATGAGGTTTATACTGTTCTTGTTTACTAGTGTATCCTAGGCCTACTTTTTCTAAGGGTGATCTTTTGTCTTCAAGTAGATTGTTTGAGTTTTCGTGACATCTGGTAAAGTTTTCCAAATCATTAGTAAGTTCAATGATCTTCATATTTTAAGTGTTGTGAAGATCGTGACTCATGTATCTTCCGGAAGTGATCAACACTTTTCCTTAGTTTTAGACTAGTTGAATTgtccgtgcaatgcacgggtgatttttgttatatctaaaatttatttaatactatattttttaactttttacaatttttaattGCATAAATGTATAAATATTTGTTAGATTTTTTTGTGTGTTAAAATGCTCTCACAATTTTGACTCGAGTGTAGTGGAGATCAAAAGTTTATTTAAAAGTGTGACTCTTAATGATTGAACTTTCGACATATACGTTCAAACAACCACCTTattagaaaaatatatttaaaattatattttatgtaATATTTCCTATAAAGACTAAGATGCtaatgttaattaaaaaaaatcttttggaTGAAAATTGTACATAAGATATTAACATTTAAAATCATGATAATAAGGGTTAGTTTATAACAATAGCTAATGGAATAACAAAACTTACAAAGTTAAGGATACAATATGAAACACTATATAAAGTTATAAAGCCTTCTAAATAATGTTATCATATATTCCTCATTTTATAAAGTCTTCTTTGACGTATTCTAAGAAATCAATAATGATCTACTTGCTACTGGATTCATTAAGGATAACATAGTAGCATGTTGCATTTTACAGTAAAGCCTAAATATGAAGGATGAAAATGATAAGATCCTCTGCCTAGCCCAGCCgattgattttgatgatttcACTGAAACATATAGGAAGTTGGTTAAAGTCTAAACTGTGGAACATCAAATTTCCCCCTATCGTACGTCTAATTCCATGCCTTCACTATCTGAGAAATTTTGAACCCTGTAATTAGGAAAATTTATTTCTTAGTTCCctgaaaaataaaaagcaaTAGATAAAAATAGACATAAAGATGTTAACGTTAGCCTTATAATTACTCACATTTCATAAAGTGCAacataaataagagaaaaaaggCAAATTATATATATTGGTAGAGAAACAAACAGTAGGTCTTCAATTGTTAGGCAATCTTGAATCAGAGGAAGAAATCACTACCATATGATATGACATCAAAGCATCAAAGAtagaaaaacatttttttctcactGTGAAAAGAATATACCTTTCTATGAAAATCTCTTTCAAAGAGCTTCAGCAATAACAACATAGGAGAATGTGCACACTTTTAAACAGACAAATCACAAAACCTAAGAAATCACCCCTACATGATGTGATTAAGGCAAGTTGAGCTGGGTTCTTGCCCTCTTTATACCTAGATCAACTTCATCTTCATTTAGCCTAACAGGTCCCAACATCAATACTTTTAATCGCTACCAAATCTCAATCCTTAAACATGAAAAAGAGTTTTGTTGCAGTGACTTAATTCGAGACCAATATTTGGACCATGCCCTTAACTTAATCCTTGTGATTTGTGAAAAGGTAAAGCTCTTTCTTTCCCTTCTACAAACAACCTTCAACCAAAAACATTATTTTAGCAACTCTACTCCATAATTTATTCAAGGAATCAGAGCGCCTCTGACTAATTAGGATCAACTTCATATTGAACTACCACGCCATATTCCTTAAGCTGAATCTGAGCAAATGCATTATTAACCAAGTAAACTACATTTCGACTATCTAGCTCAATTGCTTCTGTATATAGACAATCTGCTTAGGCATTTTTTGGACTTGAAAAATGGGGGGAAAAGTGCAATAGTGTACTTGATCATTTTGCTTTGTATTGTTTTAGAGCGATATAGAT contains:
- the LOC130724736 gene encoding putative F-box protein At5g66830, with protein sequence MKMNYHKEEVLLLPDWSKMPTEMLEQVCKLLTIPNLARFITVCKSWLSANTSKKSYHWIPDAPWLVGNDSTSTQFQVISTTDKQAFNIYKPFNPLQNTAIVGSSKGWLILRSDQSLFILNLFSKLRLDLPPIRTMSCLLCSKGDDCFGMHTPVAFTISMCPNMNPTLVAVATYKGELGWYKVGDTTWKGYHTSDKFYTNVTFHDNKLYVVERGGLKVNMFKYDEGVLIQVGSVVSTNPIEHIPNLSGTIRSYCMTIYLVECGGKVFVVKRFSDDTKFNTPTIDFIIFVVEENSTTPQLVKVKNLDDHVLFVANLNIECLDAKYCPKFQRGSVYFTGYSENSFTNEVGMFSISDRTIHKIPLTNPRCTLHLQFG